A genome region from Manihot esculenta cultivar AM560-2 chromosome 5, M.esculenta_v8, whole genome shotgun sequence includes the following:
- the LOC110614675 gene encoding uncharacterized protein LOC110614675 isoform X2, with protein sequence MASRIGMLKTALGNRGCALSLLRWAHVAAMPSPMDGSLQPTIAPTHMVLPEYDTHPHNSSGNYSNNLEFGFPSFAFDGSMELMAVPKKKVSPHKRGIRNGPKALKPTPVIIR encoded by the exons ATGGCGTCGAGAATAGGGATGCTAAAGACCGCCCTTGGTAACAGAGGTTGCGCGTTGTCGCTCTTGAGGTGGGCTCATGTCGCAGCAATGCCTTCACCGATGGATGGGTCGCTCCAACCTACGATCGCACCTACACATATGGTTTTGCCGGAGTATGATACGCACCCACATAATAGCAGTGGCAACTATAGCAACAACTTAGAGTTTGGGTTCCCCAGTTTCGCTTTCGATGGATCCATGGAACTGATGGCTGTCCCCAAAAAGAAA GTGTCACCCCATAAGAGAGGCATAAGAAATGGACCGAAGGCATTGAAACCAACACCAGTAATTATTCGTT GA
- the LOC110614477 gene encoding galactoside 2-alpha-L-fucosyltransferase, which produces MDLNSFIRRRLSPSKYPDQGFTQLSRLQLKRFGSSTTTLTKILATCVFALPVLFVLSVLIRHPPSDRLLGFAEARVLGNGAQPNVTVFTSAGLGLGSESVLSQPTYKNNDRLLGGLLVAGFDEASCTSRYQSSLYRKTPVHKPSLYLISRLRNYEDLHKRCGPGTESYNTALEQLKSGQTIGSADCKYLVWISYSGLGNRILALTSSFLYALLTNRVLLVDRGKDMADLFCEPFPEKSWLLPLDFPLIDQFETFDHKSSHCYGNMLKNDVINASAELVPPYMYLHLVHDYDDHDKLFFCDEDQSLLAKVPWLIIKTDNYFVPSLFLITSFEQELSKLFPEKGTVFHHLGRYLFHPSNHVWGLITRYYHTYLAKADESIGIQIRVFDSRPGPFKHVMDQILACTLKEKLLPEVDMRDSVVTVSENPKLKAVLVTSLNSGYSENLKNLYWEHPTLTGEVVGVYQPSHEGYQQTEKQMHNRKAWAEMYLLSLTDLLVTSSWSTFGYVAQGLGGLKPWILYKPENEMAPDPPCRRAMSMEPCFHAPPFYDCKAKKGIDTGKLVPHVRHCEDMSWGLKLVDGHDELR; this is translated from the exons ATGGATCTAAATTCCTTCATAAGGAGGCGATTGTCACCCTCCAAGTACCCGGATCAAGGCTTCACCCAGCTCTCTCGACTCCAACTCAAGAGATTCGGATCCAGTACCACGACTCTCACCAAGATCTTGGCAACCTGTGTGTTTGCTTTACCTGTATTATTCGTGCTTTCCGTGTTGATTCGACACCCACCGTCTGATCGGTTATTGGGGTTCGCTGAAGCTAGGGTTCTCGGAAACGGAGCCCAACCAAATGTCACAGTGTTCACTTCTGCAGGACTAGGACTGG gcTCTGAAAGTGTTCTTTCACAACCTACATACAAGAACAATGACAGACTACTTGGTGGACTTCTTGTTGCTGGATTTGATGAAGCTTCTTGCACCAGCAGGTACCAGTCCTCCTTATATAGGAAGACTCCAGTCCACAAGCCTTCTTTATATCTTATTTCCCGACTCAGAAATTATGAGGATCTTCATAAACGCTGTGGACCAGGTACTGAATCCTATAACACAGCTCTTGAACAACTCAAGTCTGGCCAAACAATTGGTTCTGCGGACTGTAAATATCTTGTTTGGATATCGTATAGTGGCTTGGGTAACAGGATACTAGCCCTAACTTCATCTTTTCTTTATGCTCTTCTCACAAATAGAGTTCTGCTTGTTGATCGAGGTAAGGATATGGCTGACCTCTTCTGTGAGCCATTTCCAGAGAAATCATGGTTACTGCCCTTGGACTTCCCTCTCATTGATCAATTTGAAACCTTTGACCACAAATCTTCTCATTGTTATGGGAACATGCTGAAGAATGATGTCATAAATGCTTCTGCAGAATTGGTCCCACCTTATATGTACCTCCATCTAGTTCATGATTATGATGATCATGATAAGCTTTTCTTTTGTGATGAAGATCAATCTCTTCTTGCAAAGGTCCCCTGGTTGATCATAAAAACAGACAACTACTTTGTCCCATCTCTTTTCTTGATTACATCTTTTGAGCAAGAGCTAAGCAAATTATTTCCTGAAAAAGGAACTGTTTTCCACCACCTGGGGCGATACCTTTTCCACCCATCAAATCATGTTTGGGGACTAATCACAAGGTATTATCACACTTACTTAGCTAAAGCAGATGAGAGCATTGGCATTCAAATAAGAGTTTTTGACTCAAGACCCGGTCCTTTTAAACATGTGATGGATCAAATTCTAGCCTGTACTTTGAAGGAGAAACTGTTGCCTGAAGTAGATATGCGAGACTCTGTAGTCACTGTTTCTGAAAACCCAAAATTGAAAGCTGTTTTGGTGACATCATTAAATTCAGGGTACTCGGAGAATCTGAAGAACTTGTACTGGGAGCACCCAACTTTGACTGGGGAAGTTGTTGGCGTTTACCAGCCAAGCCATGAGGGGTATCAACAAACGGAGAAGCAGATGCACAACAGGAAGGCATGGGCAGAGATGTACCTGTTAAGTTTGACAGATCTACTGGTTACAAGCTCATGGTCCACTTTTGGCTATGTTGCCCAAGGTCTTGGAGGTTTGAAGCCCTGGATACTTTACAAGCCTGAAAATGAGATGGCCCCTGATCCACCTTGTCGCCGGGCAATGTCCATGGAGCCGTGTTTTCATGCTCCTCCCTTTTACGATTGCAAGGCTAAGAAAGGAATTGATACAGGCAAGCTCGTTCCTCATGTGAGACACTGTGAGGATATGAGCTGGGGTCTAAAGTTGGTGGATGGTCATGATGAGCTACGGTAG
- the LOC110614479 gene encoding mitochondrial uncoupling protein 3 — protein MKPSQSHGLHHTQTHTKILLTSLSAMVAETATFPIDLAKTRLQLHSESLSSTCPTNAFRVAAEILRQQGPLGLYQGLSPAILRHLFYTPLRIVGYENLRNFAVNDSGNGSISLPSKALLGGVSGVIAQVVASPADLVKVRMQADSRMVSQGQQSRYVGPFDAFRKIVHAEGFGGLWKGVFPNIQRAFLVNMGELACYDHAKRFVVQNHIAADNAYSHTLASIMSGLSATALSCPADVVKTRMMNQVAAKESEVMYKSSFDCLVKTVKIEGLRALWKGFFPTWARLGPWQFVFWVSYEKFRQYAGLSSF, from the exons ATGAAACCAAGCCAGAGCCATGGGCTCCACCATACCCAGACTCACACAAAGATCCTATTGACCTCACTCTCGGCCATGGTGGCGGAAACCGCGACCTTCCCGATAGACCTTGCAAAGACTCGACTTCAGCTCCACAGTGAGTCTCTTTCCTCCACTTGCCCCACCAACGCTTTTCGAGTCGCCGCGGAAATCCTTCGCCAACAAGGTCCTCTCGGTCTCTATCAAGGCCTTTCTCCTGCTATCCTCAGACACCTCTTCTACACCCCTCTTCGAATTGTGGGTTATGAAAATTTGAGGAATTTTGCTGTCAATGATAGTGGAAATGGTTCCATTTCTCTGCCTAGTAAAGCGCTCCTTGGCGGAGTCTCAGGTGTCATCGCCCAG GTGGTGGCTAGCCCCGCTGACCTTGTCAAGGTGCGGATGCAAGCAGATAGTCGTATGGTAAGCCAAGGTCAGCAATCTCGATATGTGGGGCCTTTTGATGCATTCCGCAAGATAGTGCATGCAGAAGGCTTTGGTGGACTTTGGAAAGGGGTTTTCCCAAACATCCAAAGGGCATTTTTAGTGAACATGGGAGAGTTAGCATGTTATGATCACGCTAAAAGGTTTGTCGTCCAGAACCACATAGCTGCTGATAATGCATATTCCCACACCTTAGCCTCCATTATGTCAGGGCTTTCTGCAACTGCTTTGAGTTGTCCAGCTGATGTAGTGAAGACAAGAATGATGAATCAGGTAGCGGCCAAGGAAAGCGAGGTTATGTACAAGAGCTCTTTTGATTGTCTGGTGAAGACAGTTAAAATTGAGGGTTTAAGAGCACTGTGGAAAGGATTTTTTCCAACATGGGCAAGACTTGGTCCTTGGCAATTTGTCTTTTGGGTTTCTTATGAGAAGTTCAGACAATATGCAGGTCTCTCTTCCTTCTGA
- the LOC110614675 gene encoding uncharacterized protein LOC110614675 isoform X1 has product MASRIGMLKTALGNRGCALSLLRWAHVAAMPSPMDGSLQPTIAPTHMVLPEYDTHPHNSSGNYSNNLEFGFPSFAFDGSMELMAVPKKKVSPHKRGIRNGPKALKPTPVIIRCRSCGRVKLPHFYCCSGDRGKTGEQNN; this is encoded by the exons ATGGCGTCGAGAATAGGGATGCTAAAGACCGCCCTTGGTAACAGAGGTTGCGCGTTGTCGCTCTTGAGGTGGGCTCATGTCGCAGCAATGCCTTCACCGATGGATGGGTCGCTCCAACCTACGATCGCACCTACACATATGGTTTTGCCGGAGTATGATACGCACCCACATAATAGCAGTGGCAACTATAGCAACAACTTAGAGTTTGGGTTCCCCAGTTTCGCTTTCGATGGATCCATGGAACTGATGGCTGTCCCCAAAAAGAAA GTGTCACCCCATAAGAGAGGCATAAGAAATGGACCGAAGGCATTGAAACCAACACCAGTAATTATTCGTTGCAG GAGTTGTGGTAGAGTCAAGCTGCCACACTTCTACTGTTGCAGTGGTGACAGAGGGAAGACTGGTGAACAAAATAATTAA
- the LOC110615352 gene encoding potential protein lysine methyltransferase SET5: MSLFKPETDEISSKTNKELDKVKMMSILDVNALVKDSVSAKVLGKNEDYYGVGLWVLASFINHSCNPNARRLHVGDYVLVHASRDVKTGEGITFAYFGVLLPLEKRREMSRTWGFQCHCKRCKFEEQFCSKQEIKEIEMGLQRGLDAVCAVFRVEEGTKRWLVRRKEKEKVVKRWRRRLPAVDVVVDSAAEATGSDERIVKVLIEGLNRSDNLMEMERVMRLGRGICCKVVKKQAIKSLLGISY; this comes from the exons ATGAGTCTCTTTAAGCCGGAGACAGACGAAATCAGTAGCAAAACAAACAAGGAGCTTGATAAGGTTAAGATGATGAGCATATTGGATGTGAATGCTCTTGTTAAGGATTCAGTTTCAGCAAAAGTCTTGGGCAAGAACGAGGATTACTATGGTGTTGGGTTGTGGGTGCTAGCTTCATTCATCAACCATTCATGTAATCCCAACGCCAGGCGCTTGCATGTAGGAGATTATGTTCTAGTTCATGCTTCAAGAGATGTGAAAACAGGAGAAGGGATCACATTTGCATATTTTGGTGTGCTTTTGCCATTGGAAAAGAGAAGGGAAATGTCAAGAACATGGGGTTTCCAATGTCATTGCAAGAGATGCAAGTTTGAAGAACAATTCTGTTCTAAGCAAGAGATAAAGGAGATTGAGATGGGATTACAAAGAGGATTAGATGCAGTTTGTGCAGTTTTCAGGGTAGAAGAAGGCACGAAAAGGTGGTTGGTGAGAAGAAAAGAGAAGG AGAAGGTGGTGAAGCGGTGGAGAAGACGGCTACCTGCAGTTGATGTGGTGGTGGATAGTGCTGCAGAAGCAACAGGAAGTGATGAGAGGATAGTGAAAGTGTTGATCGAAGGATTGAATAGAAGTGATAATCTGATGGAGATGGAGAGAGTGATGAGGTTAGGGAGAGGAATATGTTGTAAAGTGGTAAAGAAACAAGCAATCAAGTCTCTTCTTGGAATAAGCTATTGA
- the LOC110614478 gene encoding uncharacterized protein LOC110614478, protein MEVAVPVTSISKAFNFNVLATSVDQRPANPIALIPIWSTKKLSLLTICASNSISGDNTHTHLFLTRCSTKPGTNTDNGRGQDSSTGSNPSLKLENPSTPVSNNSLASSVSSPSSSRGLVLDLGTIEWWDCNEIGSPVVRRFLSDEEERWYMWYHGNSSKKPEADCIGLAVSKNGIHWERGTGPVISSGDVGIVMNCSQDWWAFDTMSIRPSQVLIMSSNRVKASSAVYWLYYSGFSSEKVDFVDDDSLEFNLENPERFCLENNSHGNGKIFKSLPGLAMSQDGRHWARIEGDHHSGALFDVGTEREWDSLFIASPQVVFHGNGDLRMYYHSFDMENGHFAIGIARSRDGIKWVKLGKIMGGGKIGSFDEYGVMNPSVVKSKKGGKYVMAYEGVAADGRRSIGLAVSPDGLKDWRRFQDEEVLRPSEKDAWDSKGIGCPCLVQMDGDDDEWRLYYRGIGNGGRTGIGMAFCLGNDISSFRRWTGFRF, encoded by the coding sequence ATGGAAGTTGCAGTACCAGTAACTTCAATATCCAaggcttttaattttaatgtccTTGCAACTTCTGTCGACCAAAGACCAGCTAACCCCATCGCCTTGATACCAATATGGTCTACCAAAAAGCTCAGCTTGCTTACGATTTGTGCTTCAAATTCTATCTCAGGAGACAACACTCACACTCATCTTTTCCTTACTCGCTGCTCCACAAAACCGGGTACCAACACTGACAATGGAAGAGGCCAAGATTCCAGTACTGGCTCCAATCCTAGTCTAAAACTAGAGAACCCATCAACGCCTGTTTCGAACAATTCACTGGCCTCTTCTGTTTCATCACCATCATCATCCAGAGGATTGGTGTTGGATTTGGGTACCATTGAATGGTGGGATTGCAACGAAATTGGGTCACCAGTGGTGAGACGGTTCCTCAGCGATGAGGAAGAGAGATGGTACATGTGGTACCATGGAAATTCTAGTAAAAAACCAGAGGCTGATTGTATAGGATTAGCTGTTTCCAAAAATGGTATACACTGGGAGAGAGGGACAGGACCTGTTATATCAAGTGGAGATGTGGGTATTGTGATGAATTGCAGTCAAGATTGGTGGGCATTTGATACTATGAGCATTAGACCTAGCCAGGTGCTTATTATGTCAAGCAATAGAGTGAAAGCCTCAAGTGCTGTGTACTGGCTTTATTATTCTGGTTTCAGTTCTGAAAAGGTGGATTTTGTAGATGATGATTCTTTGGAGTTCAATTTAGAGAACCCAGAAAGGTTTTGCTTAGAAAACAACAGTCATGGCAATGGAAAAATCTTCAAGTCCTTGCCTGGTTTGGCAATGAGTCAGGATGGAAGACATTGGGCTAGAATTGAAGGAGATCATCACAGTGGAGCTCTGTTTGATGTGGGTACTGAGAGAGAATGGGATTCTCTGTTTATTGCTAGTCCACAAGTTGTTTTTCACGGAAATGGTGATCTTAGGATGTACTATCACTCATTTGACATGGAAAATGGGCACTTTGCTATTGGGATTGCAAGGTCAAGAGATGGGATTAAATGGGTGAAATTGGGGAAGATAATGGGTGGAGGAAAAATTGGTTCTTTTGATGAGTATGGGGTAATGAATCCAAGTGTTGTTAAGAGCAAAAAAGGTGGGAAGTATGTGATGGCATATGAAGGTGTTGCTGCTGATGGAAGGAGGAGTATTGGATTGGCAGTGTCGCCTGATGGATTAAAAGATTGGAGGAGATTTCAAGATGAAGAAGTACTCAGGCCTTCTGAAAAAGATGCGTGGGATAGCAAGGGAATTGGATGTCCTTGTTTGGTGCAAATGGATGGGGACGATGACGAGTGGAGGCTGTACTACAGAGGAATTGGCAATGGAGGAAGGACTGGGATTGGAATGGCATTTTGCTTGGGAAATGATATCAGTAGTTTTAGAAGATGGACAGGTTTCCGATTTTAG